The Sphingosinithalassobacter sp. CS137 genome includes a region encoding these proteins:
- a CDS encoding lasso peptide biosynthesis B2 protein, giving the protein MAFALAPGITFCDAGGRFVFLDVPKDRYFCLGADPEEGFRRFVAGAPLAEADEARLRTLAVQGLLVPAPADVRPEPCRPPASIRMPLFQENLPVSRRRVLAAAASLIRARIMLRYRSLHSQITSIQAMKDGSRGVNQAADERLVEISVAFRRAALITGSLNQCLANSIAIVRHARSADLRAELVLGVKLRPFRAHAWVLANDVLISDAADTVSPFTPILVV; this is encoded by the coding sequence ATGGCATTTGCGCTCGCTCCCGGGATCACCTTCTGCGACGCTGGGGGACGCTTCGTCTTCCTTGACGTGCCCAAAGATCGTTACTTCTGTCTTGGCGCTGACCCGGAGGAAGGTTTCCGTCGCTTTGTCGCTGGCGCGCCCCTTGCCGAAGCGGACGAAGCGCGATTGAGGACGCTCGCCGTCCAGGGCTTGCTCGTGCCTGCACCGGCGGATGTTCGACCCGAGCCTTGTCGTCCTCCCGCGTCCATCCGGATGCCATTGTTTCAGGAAAATCTGCCTGTTTCGAGGCGCAGGGTTCTTGCCGCCGCGGCATCGCTGATCCGCGCGAGGATCATGCTTCGATATCGATCGCTTCACAGCCAGATTACGTCGATCCAAGCGATGAAGGACGGCAGTCGCGGCGTGAATCAAGCGGCCGACGAGCGCCTCGTCGAGATTTCCGTCGCCTTCCGGCGCGCGGCATTGATCACCGGCTCGCTCAACCAATGTCTGGCGAACTCAATTGCCATCGTTCGTCACGCGCGATCGGCTGATCTGCGCGCGGAACTGGTGCTTGGGGTCAAGCTCCGCCCGTTTCGAGCGCATGCCTGGGTGCTAGCGAATGATGTACTGATCAGCGACGCGGCAGACACGGTGTCGCCGTTTACGCCGATCCTCGTCGTCTGA
- a CDS encoding asparagine synthetase B family protein, with the protein MERRYIIILPARTESERYWQSRIADLAPYPSALRSIVNSPRLIVLSSADAYRLAGAEGVILGELIRKGGRAPIPTLDTAETELIARFGAERLITGYWGAYLAVIVCQDEVTVLRAPLGDLPAYVWHSPHGMVIGSDVALISAIGGFVPSIDWTAVAEHLVAPDLRRARTCLADLEELAGGAAGTWRNDRWAVRHLWSPWQFVSPDPDAVDPIASPEQVAQAVRQSIAARTARLERLILLLSGGLDSSIVAACLADAGRETNALTMVTRDRGGDERAYARAIASHLAIPLTEVTRAVTDVDIYRSAAAGLPRPSEHSFAQATSRAAELLSNRTGAQAIVHGGGGDNVFCSVQSAAPVADRLLTAGPDRRFREIAADLATLSQTSIPHVIQAAVRRAFRRRQHYRFPADRSLLSREAIAAARNACEHPWLDSPRRALPGSASHIGLVAAAQSLVESPDPRPSLARVAPLVTQPVIETCVAIPSWNWYLNGCNRAVARQGFQRSLPAEIAWRRSKGAMDSFVIEIMDANRRRLNAMLGDGLLVAHGLLDRDAVRGVLADGISTSAQDCGRVMLFADVEAWLRSWSDN; encoded by the coding sequence ATGGAAAGGCGCTACATCATCATCCTGCCAGCGCGAACAGAGAGTGAGCGATATTGGCAATCCCGCATCGCTGATCTTGCGCCATATCCCTCAGCCCTTCGCAGCATCGTCAATTCTCCCCGTCTGATCGTCCTTTCATCGGCAGACGCCTATCGCTTGGCCGGTGCGGAAGGCGTCATCCTAGGAGAGCTCATTCGCAAGGGCGGCCGTGCACCGATCCCGACGCTCGATACTGCCGAGACTGAATTGATCGCGCGCTTCGGAGCGGAAAGGCTGATCACCGGCTATTGGGGCGCCTATCTCGCAGTGATTGTATGCCAAGACGAAGTGACCGTACTTCGCGCGCCGCTCGGTGACCTTCCCGCTTATGTCTGGCATTCGCCGCACGGAATGGTGATCGGATCTGACGTAGCGCTGATAAGCGCGATCGGCGGTTTCGTGCCGAGCATCGATTGGACCGCCGTTGCCGAGCATCTGGTTGCACCCGATCTCAGGCGCGCCCGCACGTGCCTTGCTGATCTCGAGGAACTCGCGGGAGGCGCCGCCGGCACATGGCGCAATGATCGGTGGGCAGTACGTCATCTTTGGTCGCCATGGCAGTTTGTGTCTCCCGACCCCGACGCAGTCGATCCGATCGCATCGCCCGAGCAAGTCGCGCAGGCAGTTCGCCAGTCGATCGCTGCCCGGACGGCTCGGCTCGAACGCTTGATCTTGTTGCTGTCGGGCGGCCTCGACTCCTCGATCGTCGCCGCCTGCTTGGCGGATGCCGGCAGGGAGACGAACGCGCTTACCATGGTGACGCGCGACCGCGGCGGCGACGAGCGCGCCTATGCGAGAGCCATCGCTTCCCACCTGGCAATTCCGCTGACGGAGGTGACCCGTGCGGTGACCGATGTCGATATATATCGGTCGGCAGCGGCAGGATTGCCGCGGCCGTCCGAACACAGCTTCGCTCAGGCGACGAGCCGCGCCGCCGAGCTGCTATCTAACCGAACAGGCGCACAGGCAATCGTTCACGGCGGCGGCGGCGACAACGTCTTTTGTTCGGTGCAATCCGCGGCACCAGTGGCCGATCGGTTGTTGACCGCCGGACCCGACCGCCGGTTCCGAGAGATTGCGGCCGATTTGGCCACGCTATCGCAGACGAGCATCCCTCATGTTATTCAGGCGGCAGTGCGAAGAGCCTTCCGCCGGCGCCAGCATTACCGTTTTCCCGCGGATCGCTCGCTGCTTTCCCGTGAGGCGATTGCAGCCGCCCGTAATGCTTGCGAGCACCCATGGCTGGATTCGCCACGGCGGGCACTTCCGGGCTCGGCAAGCCATATTGGCCTCGTGGCTGCGGCGCAGAGCCTTGTCGAAAGCCCCGATCCGCGACCGTCGCTTGCCCGCGTTGCGCCATTGGTCACGCAACCGGTCATCGAGACTTGCGTCGCGATACCGAGCTGGAACTGGTATCTGAACGGCTGCAATCGCGCTGTTGCCCGTCAAGGCTTTCAGCGGTCGCTGCCCGCTGAGATCGCCTGGCGGCGATCGAAAGGGGCGATGGACAGCTTTGTCATCGAGATCATGGATGCGAACCGCCGTCGTTTGAACGCGATGCTCGGCGACGGGTTGCTGGTGGCGCACGGCCTGCTCGACAGGGATGCTGTGCGCGGTGTCCTCGCTGACGGGATATCGACGAGCGCTCAAGATTGCGGGCGAGTGATGCTCTTTGCCGATGTGGAAGCGTGGCTGCGCTCCTGGTCGGATAATTGA
- a CDS encoding Atxe2 family lasso peptide isopeptidase: MVICSCAPHLARRRWWVMVPLAALIAPPAHAACNHWDPLGGAPGEARSLSAADLIELTGIGRAPAPAMGGPSPISVSPDGRRIAFVVQRADLAANRYCQALLRIDLDGASPPRVLDQGGDFIMSEVVMRGLSIPNGLPQQTVPAWSPDGRLIAYLRREDGVTRLWTVAAAGGRARPLTDEKADILAWRWMPGGGRIGFGIQPDRNHVEDAITAEGSSGWLYDERVTPNTGFRPNAKAALPVLYKTIDLKSGQVQAASAGEAKWIASASLGATAQAATLRAAKAWTMLSGSSPLGPKRLHVIDRAGQSQACTWSACTGHFVGLWWLRDGHHLVFLKREGWNERYTALYRWSPGRGAPERVLRTDAQLERCTPIDYRLLCIRETAAKPAHIVSIDPGRGRIATHFEPNPAFASIRLGSVERVTWRNANGFEVYGDLVLPPDFQPGVPLPTIVVLYRSRGFLHGGTGNEYPIYLFAQRGFAVLSIERPDFFGARRPDLDSYRDIEAANIEDWSERRNMHSAIEAGVELLVARGIADPTRLGITGLSDGATSARFALINADLFAAAAISSCCIDESSAVLVGPAWERYSQSVGYPPAFPVDEAFWQPVSFVLNASKIDTPLLMQLADSESLYALPSVTALRQHRQPVEVRVFPDEFHIKWQPVHRAAVFETSLDWFDFWLNGKTDPAPAKAAQYRRWRALGQGARRQLHQLSDQERSHASTSAKSITRPQS; the protein is encoded by the coding sequence ATGGTGATCTGCAGCTGCGCGCCTCATCTCGCGCGTCGGCGCTGGTGGGTGATGGTCCCGCTGGCGGCCCTGATCGCGCCGCCGGCGCATGCAGCGTGCAATCATTGGGATCCGCTCGGCGGCGCCCCGGGCGAAGCGCGTTCGCTCAGCGCGGCCGACTTGATTGAACTCACCGGGATCGGAAGAGCTCCAGCCCCAGCCATGGGTGGGCCGAGCCCGATCTCGGTTTCTCCCGACGGGAGACGGATCGCATTCGTCGTTCAGCGCGCTGATCTCGCGGCAAACCGTTATTGCCAGGCACTGCTCCGCATCGATCTCGATGGGGCCAGCCCGCCGCGCGTTCTGGACCAGGGCGGAGATTTCATCATGAGCGAGGTAGTGATGCGCGGGCTCTCCATTCCCAATGGATTGCCCCAGCAGACCGTCCCAGCCTGGTCGCCGGACGGGCGATTGATCGCCTACCTGCGGCGGGAGGACGGCGTGACCCGACTGTGGACGGTGGCGGCGGCAGGCGGTCGGGCGCGGCCGCTCACCGACGAGAAAGCGGACATCCTCGCGTGGCGTTGGATGCCCGGCGGCGGTCGCATCGGCTTTGGGATACAGCCCGACCGCAACCACGTCGAAGATGCCATCACGGCGGAAGGTTCGAGCGGCTGGCTCTATGACGAGCGGGTCACCCCGAACACCGGGTTTCGGCCGAACGCAAAGGCGGCGCTGCCGGTACTCTATAAGACGATCGACTTGAAATCCGGCCAAGTGCAGGCGGCGAGTGCGGGCGAAGCGAAATGGATCGCATCGGCATCGCTCGGCGCGACGGCTCAAGCAGCAACGCTCCGCGCTGCCAAGGCTTGGACCATGTTGAGCGGATCGTCGCCGCTCGGGCCGAAGCGACTTCATGTGATTGACCGGGCGGGCCAGTCCCAAGCCTGCACCTGGTCGGCCTGCACGGGTCACTTCGTCGGCTTGTGGTGGCTTCGTGATGGGCACCACCTTGTGTTTCTCAAGCGTGAAGGCTGGAACGAGCGCTACACGGCGCTCTATCGTTGGTCGCCCGGTCGGGGTGCGCCCGAGCGCGTGCTGCGAACCGATGCGCAGCTCGAACGATGTACCCCGATTGACTACAGGCTGCTCTGCATCCGAGAAACGGCGGCGAAACCCGCGCACATCGTGTCGATCGATCCAGGCCGCGGGAGGATCGCCACCCATTTCGAGCCCAACCCGGCTTTCGCCTCGATCCGGTTAGGATCGGTCGAGCGCGTCACATGGCGCAACGCCAACGGCTTTGAGGTTTATGGCGATCTGGTGCTCCCGCCCGACTTCCAGCCGGGCGTGCCGCTTCCGACCATCGTCGTCCTCTATCGATCGCGCGGGTTTCTCCACGGCGGGACGGGCAACGAGTACCCGATCTACCTCTTCGCCCAGCGCGGCTTCGCGGTCCTGAGCATCGAACGACCGGACTTTTTCGGCGCACGCAGACCCGATCTCGATAGCTATCGGGATATCGAGGCCGCCAATATTGAGGACTGGTCGGAACGCCGCAACATGCATTCGGCGATCGAAGCCGGGGTCGAACTGCTCGTCGCCCGCGGCATTGCTGATCCGACGCGGCTCGGTATCACCGGGCTCAGCGATGGCGCGACTTCGGCGCGCTTCGCGCTGATCAACGCCGACCTGTTCGCCGCGGCGGCTATCAGCAGCTGCTGTATCGATGAATCGAGCGCAGTGCTCGTCGGTCCGGCGTGGGAACGCTATAGTCAGTCGGTCGGCTATCCTCCCGCATTCCCTGTGGATGAGGCATTCTGGCAGCCTGTGTCGTTCGTCCTCAATGCGAGCAAGATCGACACGCCGCTCCTCATGCAACTCGCCGACAGCGAAAGCCTCTACGCACTTCCAAGCGTCACGGCGCTGCGCCAACATCGGCAGCCGGTCGAGGTTCGGGTCTTCCCCGACGAGTTCCACATCAAATGGCAGCCGGTCCACCGCGCGGCGGTGTTCGAAACCAGCCTCGACTGGTTCGACTTCTGGCTCAACGGCAAGACCGATCCGGCACCGGCAAAGGCCGCGCAATATCGACGCTGGCGGGCGTTGGGACAGGGAGCGCGGCGACAGCTTCATCAATTATCCGACCAGGAGCGCAGCCACGCTTCCACATCGGCAAAGAGCATCACTCGCCCGCAATCTTGA
- a CDS encoding TonB-dependent receptor — translation MAAQETDRRHYNLPAQPLSTSLQAVAVASKRSIAAPAELVRGITAPQLIGEFTAEEAVAALLEKSGLRYRRVQRALVVERDADFTQENWSSGDDATAIIVTGSRIRGAPIASPVITIDENDIRNAGQTTLGEVVRSIPQSFAGGQNPGIGSNVPALNGVDMGGGSSLNLRGLGSDATLTLLNGRRLSYSSSRQSVDVSTIPLGALDRIEIVADGASAIYGSDAVGGVANIILKRDMEGVETRARLGTSTEGGNFEQQYSAAGGARWASGGFIAAYEHNRNTAVDAGDREYARLRSPGLTLYPAMRNHNALLSAHQQISEPVTFSVDALFNKRRTTTGYATNPAGDLALGRNQQITQSRAFAIAPSLSVQVGAGWNAAFSGSYAEDRVDYSIDGYTDDQARRLAAGFYDNGAQSVELAADGPLLTLPAGSAEVAFGIGYRDIRFANDRGAGHPLNFERSQANRYAYGELSVPLAAPHMAIPAVHRLNVSAAVRYEHYDDAGSVATPKFGIVYTPTPGVDLKASWGRAFRAPTLYQRFQPPILTLLGAPSFGQTDAPPGSTALYIQGGNPDLRPERATTWSVTAALQPSVMPGFEAEISYFDIRYVDRIVTPIGFLSQSLSDPTYAAQVTRSPSRELIDSILSSGVFFQNGTGAPFDPANVIAFIDNSNVNAGRQWAHGIDLLASYRQALGAGDGEIRVSGNASYLVSHQQISEDQADQSLAGILFNPPRWRGRASATWSLDGLAVTGVANYSGELADPRVSPAAILPSQWRFDFTVRYRTGDTAPRGLQGLDLLFAVTNAFNAEPPPIFTTSVTHAPYDSTNYSPLGRVISFGIAKSW, via the coding sequence GTGGCGGCACAGGAAACCGATAGGCGCCACTACAATTTGCCGGCGCAACCATTGTCAACGTCTCTGCAAGCGGTGGCCGTCGCTTCCAAACGCAGTATCGCGGCCCCCGCTGAACTAGTGAGGGGAATCACCGCGCCTCAACTCATCGGCGAGTTTACCGCCGAGGAGGCCGTCGCGGCGCTGCTTGAAAAATCCGGACTACGGTATCGCCGAGTTCAGCGCGCTCTTGTGGTGGAGCGTGATGCTGACTTCACACAAGAGAATTGGTCGAGCGGAGATGACGCCACTGCGATCATCGTCACCGGATCACGAATCCGCGGAGCACCGATCGCGTCCCCAGTGATTACCATCGACGAGAATGATATTCGGAATGCCGGTCAGACAACGCTCGGCGAGGTGGTTCGGAGTATCCCGCAGAGCTTCGCTGGCGGACAGAATCCAGGTATTGGGTCCAATGTCCCCGCGCTCAATGGCGTCGACATGGGCGGCGGTTCGTCGCTCAACCTGCGCGGTCTTGGAAGCGACGCCACCCTTACGCTGCTCAACGGCAGGCGACTCTCGTATAGCAGCTCCCGCCAGAGCGTGGACGTGTCGACCATTCCCCTGGGCGCGCTGGACCGAATCGAGATCGTTGCCGACGGCGCGTCGGCAATTTACGGCTCCGACGCCGTCGGCGGCGTCGCGAACATCATCCTCAAGCGCGACATGGAAGGCGTCGAGACCCGCGCCCGGCTCGGCACCTCGACCGAAGGCGGCAATTTCGAGCAGCAGTATAGCGCGGCCGGTGGCGCGCGTTGGGCGAGCGGCGGGTTCATCGCCGCCTATGAGCATAATCGGAACACCGCCGTCGATGCGGGCGATCGCGAGTATGCCAGGCTACGCTCGCCGGGTCTCACGCTCTATCCTGCCATGCGCAATCATAATGCACTGCTGAGTGCCCATCAGCAGATCAGCGAGCCGGTCACTTTTTCGGTCGATGCGCTGTTCAACAAGCGCCGGACCACGACTGGATACGCGACCAATCCCGCCGGTGATCTTGCGCTCGGCCGCAATCAGCAAATCACCCAGTCTCGCGCCTTTGCCATTGCTCCAAGTCTATCGGTTCAGGTCGGTGCCGGCTGGAATGCGGCGTTTTCGGGCAGCTATGCCGAGGACCGCGTCGACTACAGCATCGATGGTTATACCGACGACCAAGCAAGGCGCCTTGCCGCGGGCTTCTACGACAATGGCGCTCAATCGGTTGAGCTTGCTGCGGATGGCCCTCTCCTCACTTTGCCGGCGGGAAGCGCGGAAGTCGCGTTTGGCATCGGCTACCGCGACATTCGCTTCGCAAACGACAGGGGTGCCGGACACCCGTTGAACTTCGAGCGTTCGCAGGCAAACCGCTACGCCTATGGCGAACTCAGCGTACCGCTTGCCGCCCCCCACATGGCTATCCCTGCCGTGCACCGTCTCAATGTGAGCGCGGCCGTGCGTTACGAGCATTATGATGATGCCGGGTCGGTCGCGACGCCCAAGTTCGGGATCGTCTACACGCCTACCCCCGGCGTCGACTTGAAAGCGAGCTGGGGCCGCGCCTTTCGGGCACCGACGCTGTATCAGCGCTTTCAGCCGCCGATCCTCACCCTGCTCGGCGCGCCGTCGTTCGGGCAAACCGATGCGCCACCAGGATCGACGGCGCTTTATATTCAGGGCGGCAATCCGGATTTACGGCCCGAACGGGCAACGACATGGTCGGTAACGGCCGCCCTCCAACCATCTGTGATGCCCGGCTTCGAAGCGGAGATCAGCTATTTCGACATCCGCTACGTCGATCGCATCGTCACCCCGATCGGCTTCCTCTCGCAGTCGCTCAGCGATCCCACCTACGCAGCGCAAGTGACGCGATCGCCATCTCGCGAACTGATCGACAGCATCCTGTCGAGCGGGGTGTTTTTTCAAAATGGCACCGGCGCACCGTTCGACCCCGCGAATGTGATCGCGTTCATCGACAACAGCAATGTCAACGCCGGCCGCCAATGGGCGCATGGCATTGATCTGCTTGCCTCGTATCGTCAGGCATTGGGCGCCGGCGACGGCGAGATCAGGGTCAGCGGCAATGCCAGCTATCTGGTCAGTCATCAGCAGATCAGCGAAGACCAGGCCGATCAATCGCTCGCCGGCATCCTCTTCAACCCGCCGCGCTGGCGTGGGCGGGCCAGTGCGACGTGGAGCCTCGATGGTCTCGCGGTGACCGGCGTCGCGAATTATAGCGGCGAACTGGCCGACCCGCGCGTCTCACCCGCCGCGATCTTACCGAGCCAATGGCGGTTCGATTTCACGGTCCGCTACCGAACCGGCGACACCGCGCCACGCGGCCTTCAGGGCCTTGACCTGCTTTTCGCGGTCACGAACGCGTTCAACGCGGAACCGCCTCCGATTTTCACCACCTCGGTGACCCATGCCCCTTATGATTCGACCAATTACTCGCCACTCGGCCGCGTTATCAGCTTCGGGATCGCCAAGTCATGGTGA
- a CDS encoding FecR family protein: MREEALGWLNRLRSSGSEEHHAEFERWYSAEPLHADIYDDVLATWEKTALAEQTPAAAMRHRQRPRSRYGYALAAAAAIILVVVASLTFYRQFGPDERSGSYTVVARAGEIRTVALADGSQVTLDSGSSLRIAFTDDARRMSLERGRARFAVAHEADRPFIVDARGRSVVAHGTLFDVSLIGDRVTVSLLEGEVEIRDTPTAKQSSSARGTLLAAGQRVTLAPHEPAPQPSPFQPAQERWPSGMLSFEDTPLREVVETANRYSSIRILLAQPGLGQLRFTGTVRAGDSDELAQMIAAMFGLSHSRDPAGNIILAKRREPST; encoded by the coding sequence GTGCGCGAGGAAGCACTCGGATGGCTAAATCGCCTCCGCTCTTCAGGCAGCGAGGAGCATCATGCTGAATTCGAGCGCTGGTATTCTGCCGAGCCGCTGCATGCCGACATCTATGACGACGTGCTCGCTACTTGGGAGAAGACTGCCCTCGCCGAGCAGACCCCGGCGGCGGCGATGCGGCATCGGCAGCGTCCTCGCTCCCGATATGGTTACGCGCTCGCAGCCGCCGCTGCGATCATCCTCGTCGTCGTGGCATCTCTTACCTTTTACCGGCAGTTCGGGCCGGACGAGCGTTCGGGATCCTACACGGTCGTCGCACGGGCAGGTGAAATTCGTACGGTCGCTCTCGCCGACGGGTCGCAAGTCACGCTCGACAGCGGCAGTTCCCTCCGGATAGCCTTCACGGACGACGCGCGTCGGATGTCACTCGAGCGGGGGCGTGCCCGCTTCGCTGTCGCGCATGAGGCGGATCGGCCGTTCATCGTGGATGCGCGCGGTCGATCTGTCGTCGCCCATGGCACCTTGTTCGATGTCAGTCTGATTGGCGACCGTGTGACCGTGTCGCTGCTGGAAGGGGAGGTTGAGATTCGCGACACGCCCACCGCGAAGCAGTCGTCCAGTGCAAGAGGAACCCTTTTGGCGGCCGGACAGCGCGTGACGCTTGCGCCGCACGAGCCCGCTCCTCAGCCGTCGCCCTTCCAACCCGCCCAAGAGCGTTGGCCTTCGGGCATGCTGTCGTTCGAGGACACGCCGCTGCGCGAGGTCGTCGAGACCGCCAACCGCTACAGTTCCATTCGTATTCTGCTCGCGCAGCCCGGACTCGGGCAGTTACGGTTTACCGGCACGGTTCGGGCCGGCGATTCCGATGAGCTCGCCCAGATGATCGCTGCCATGTTCGGCCTTTCGCATTCTCGCGATCCCGCCGGCAACATCATTCTCGCCAAGCGCCGAGAACCTTCGACGTAA
- a CDS encoding RNA polymerase sigma factor, translated as MDDAALGHAVRLIRTASFAAPIRDDDPLPPEDRPTTVALDDLYRAQASRLHRFFARRSDSQDANDLVQESFARLAKADLMSSKPIEQPEAYLNQIAANLLRNRAKSALQRSLARQVPIDDVPLAGSDTVAALEARDTLNRLQQALMRLSPKTREIFLAHRVDGLSYKEIANRTGLRLKSVEWHMSKAIAFLDRALRTR; from the coding sequence GTGGATGACGCCGCCCTTGGCCATGCCGTGCGTTTGATCCGCACCGCATCCTTTGCAGCGCCGATCCGCGATGACGATCCGCTGCCTCCCGAGGATCGGCCCACTACGGTGGCGCTCGACGATCTATACCGGGCGCAGGCATCGAGGCTTCATCGTTTTTTTGCCCGAAGGAGCGACAGCCAAGATGCAAACGATCTGGTGCAGGAAAGCTTCGCCCGCCTCGCCAAAGCCGACTTGATGAGTTCCAAACCGATCGAGCAACCCGAAGCCTATCTCAATCAGATCGCGGCCAACCTGCTGCGCAATCGCGCCAAGTCCGCGTTGCAGCGATCGCTGGCGCGGCAAGTGCCGATTGACGATGTCCCGCTCGCGGGCAGCGATACGGTTGCCGCTCTCGAGGCGCGTGATACTCTGAACCGGCTGCAGCAAGCGCTGATGCGGCTGAGCCCGAAAACGCGCGAAATCTTCCTCGCCCATCGTGTCGACGGTCTCAGTTACAAGGAAATCGCCAATCGAACGGGTTTGCGGTTAAAGAGCGTCGAGTGGCACATGAGCAAGGCGATCGCATTTCTCGACCGCGCACTGAGAACGCGCTGA
- a CDS encoding gamma-glutamylcyclotransferase family protein → MLTARLRARVPSCKPIGIALLPDHELRFHKRSKDGSGKCDAFHIEGGGGIYGVVFSFNASDRQALDRFEGLGAGYNDAIVTVHNVEGRSWKVLTYTAHPHHIDEMLKPYSWYRDLVLAGASEHGLPQQYVATRVEAVEAIEDLNFARDATERAALER, encoded by the coding sequence ATGTTGACCGCGCGCCTGCGCGCAAGGGTCCCGAGCTGCAAGCCGATCGGCATTGCCTTGCTGCCAGACCACGAGTTGCGCTTTCACAAGCGAAGTAAAGACGGTTCCGGCAAATGCGATGCCTTCCACATCGAAGGCGGAGGCGGCATCTACGGCGTGGTCTTCAGCTTCAATGCCAGCGACCGTCAGGCCCTTGATCGCTTCGAAGGTTTAGGGGCGGGGTATAATGACGCGATTGTTACGGTGCATAACGTTGAAGGCCGATCGTGGAAAGTTCTGACGTACACCGCCCATCCGCACCACATCGACGAGATGTTAAAGCCGTATTCGTGGTATCGGGATCTCGTCCTGGCGGGGGCGAGCGAGCATGGGCTTCCGCAACAGTATGTCGCAACTAGAGTTGAAGCAGTTGAGGCGATTGAAGACCTCAACTTTGCGCGTGATGCGACCGAGCGCGCTGCACTCGAGCGGTAG
- a CDS encoding metallophosphoesterase encodes MTSPIFLHVTDAHVTGHGVAVKRDDHKVVIPGISQATREGTLELLLARVAERLLENGRNLDAVIFSGDAAERGDLGGHKALLDILLKSLGPVGIAPGKIVATPGNHDVPRGTPPGSAERYEAFIMAWRETGCVTPWLDGIDDKSTINTAKHRLLADDRRWAIFPINSANWSHTIQTLKPPLEGVWEKIGELLAPGDDKLAAELNDQLNSLIRFDMARVSEDQLEVFRRIVDGTPTASDGAQVRIATIHHHLRTPSFREELKPFADFTNIELIRAALAERRIDVVLHGHKHQHAARREFLDDEMGGDRRRVLVVSGATFDGSNEADAVRTLQLDGLPWTPEVALTRYAIGRGGLDLRDVVDDPISLWRSMDAGGGSTVVHGTVLDDVYERACAAAQAEAKGGTLIVDLDLPPDSVGTMPTGYPAPDALKAGEWAGWFAELAGWWQLEHSRLEARVPYHHGSRLHRYAGKLDQIARIKSLLAEGATSRALAVLIDPMRDFVTNGSEENFASFCSVQFRKREVGDRSWVVDVIGYYRAQEFRRWWPINVAELRALQNEVCDGGSARDWTFADRGVGSPD; translated from the coding sequence ATGACGTCTCCGATCTTCCTGCATGTCACCGACGCCCACGTCACCGGCCACGGCGTCGCCGTGAAGCGCGACGACCACAAGGTCGTCATTCCGGGCATTTCCCAAGCCACGCGGGAAGGGACGCTGGAGTTGCTGCTGGCGCGCGTCGCCGAGCGGCTGTTGGAGAATGGGCGGAACCTCGACGCGGTGATCTTTTCGGGCGACGCTGCCGAGCGCGGCGACTTGGGCGGACACAAGGCGCTGCTGGATATATTACTGAAGTCGCTCGGACCCGTGGGCATCGCGCCCGGCAAGATTGTGGCGACGCCGGGCAACCATGACGTCCCGCGTGGCACGCCGCCGGGTAGCGCCGAGCGATACGAGGCCTTCATCATGGCTTGGCGCGAGACGGGCTGCGTCACGCCTTGGCTGGACGGGATCGACGACAAGTCCACGATCAACACGGCCAAGCACCGATTGTTGGCCGATGACCGTCGTTGGGCGATCTTCCCGATCAACAGCGCCAACTGGTCGCACACAATACAGACGTTGAAGCCGCCGCTTGAGGGGGTTTGGGAAAAGATTGGTGAGCTGCTTGCGCCCGGCGACGATAAGCTGGCCGCCGAACTAAATGATCAGCTGAATTCACTTATCCGCTTCGACATGGCCCGCGTGTCCGAGGACCAACTCGAGGTATTCCGGCGCATCGTGGACGGGACTCCGACCGCGTCTGATGGCGCGCAGGTGCGCATCGCTACGATCCATCACCACCTGCGAACGCCGTCGTTCCGCGAAGAATTGAAACCCTTCGCGGACTTCACGAACATCGAACTCATTCGTGCCGCTCTGGCTGAGCGCAGGATCGATGTCGTCCTACACGGGCACAAACATCAGCACGCCGCGCGTCGCGAGTTTCTGGACGACGAGATGGGAGGTGACCGGCGGCGAGTGCTCGTAGTGTCGGGCGCGACGTTCGACGGGAGCAACGAGGCCGACGCCGTGCGCACGTTGCAGCTCGACGGGCTGCCGTGGACCCCCGAGGTGGCCTTGACGCGATACGCGATTGGACGGGGCGGCCTGGATTTGAGGGACGTCGTTGATGATCCCATCTCGCTATGGCGGAGCATGGATGCCGGGGGCGGTTCAACCGTCGTGCACGGCACGGTGCTCGACGACGTGTATGAGCGAGCCTGTGCCGCGGCGCAGGCCGAAGCCAAGGGCGGAACCCTCATCGTCGATCTCGACCTACCGCCTGATAGCGTCGGCACCATGCCAACCGGCTATCCAGCCCCGGACGCGCTGAAGGCCGGGGAATGGGCTGGCTGGTTCGCCGAACTCGCCGGCTGGTGGCAACTCGAGCACTCACGGCTAGAAGCCCGCGTGCCATACCATCATGGTAGCCGGCTGCACCGATATGCGGGAAAACTGGATCAGATAGCCCGCATAAAGTCATTGTTGGCCGAGGGTGCGACGAGCCGGGCGCTCGCAGTCCTCATCGATCCAATGCGCGACTTCGTGACCAACGGCAGTGAAGAGAACTTCGCGTCTTTCTGCTCCGTCCAGTTCCGCAAGCGGGAGGTAGGCGACCGGTCGTGGGTGGTGGACGTCATCGGATACTACCGCGCCCAAGAGTTCAGGCGCTGGTGGCCTATCAACGTCGCCGAGCTCAGGGCTTTGCAGAACGAGGTTTGTGACGGCGGAAGCGCGCGCGATTGGACGTTCGCCGACCGAGGTGTCGGTTCCCCTGATTGA